From candidate division WWE3 bacterium, the proteins below share one genomic window:
- a CDS encoding GreA/GreB family elongation factor, translating to MSTSRTKTPTKEETPRTVILTADSVKKLQKELKDIIKVKQPALSKKLALTASFGDLPENHAWDNAQEEQAFLLGRKAEITALLTIAKIVPSGESDIVAIGSKVTVKSEHGQETFKVVDTTEANPIKKLISFDSPLGQALLGRKVGSEAILKAGNSQTSFRILKIS from the coding sequence ATGTCGACATCTCGCACTAAAACACCTACTAAGGAGGAAACACCGCGAACTGTCATTCTTACGGCCGACAGTGTTAAAAAGCTGCAAAAAGAGTTAAAAGATATTATTAAAGTGAAGCAACCGGCTTTATCGAAAAAGTTGGCGCTAACAGCGTCATTCGGCGATTTACCGGAAAACCACGCTTGGGATAATGCTCAGGAAGAACAGGCTTTTTTGCTGGGCCGAAAAGCCGAGATCACAGCACTTTTAACAATCGCCAAAATTGTCCCTAGTGGTGAAAGTGACATTGTTGCCATCGGGTCCAAAGTGACAGTGAAAAGCGAGCACGGTCAAGAAACCTTTAAAGTAGTTGACACCACGGAGGCCAACCCGATCAAGAAACTTATTTCTTTTGATTCACCACTTGGGCAAGCACTACTTGGTCGAAAAGTTGGGTCAGAAGCAATCCTAAAGGCTGGTAATTCCCAAACCTCTTTTAGGATCCTAAAAATTTCGTAG